In Solenopsis invicta isolate M01_SB chromosome 1, UNIL_Sinv_3.0, whole genome shotgun sequence, one genomic interval encodes:
- the LOC105201986 gene encoding probable ATP-dependent RNA helicase CG8611, translating into MTIQDMDICLNVTADPVTKKKSTLKRTEYSTTSIKRLKNHSFHKKAVLGNKESKRNANTQETGYKKRIKQKSLSAIVAKKLKETNSVTLNVPQSQISSRGKGVRAKAIKPNIEQSNATNKKDVKSDKILSIANSDFTNESLVSFTKATKHAGKTRLAKKKDDSKGELKRSLSNIFSSQLKNFNESDILKLAQKHDIHKDNFKSDKKSKVAKKTSVLKFDKTSSIANSDSINEPPITFTKATQEQVGRVLMAKKKDNSKGEPKRSLSDIFLSRLKDQNESETLNLTQKHNISKSNFKSDKKSKVIAKKTSVLKSGKISSIANSDSTNEPPVAFAKATQEHVDRVLLAKKIDDSKGESKRSLSDIFSNQLKNQNESDTLNLTQKHNISKNNFESDKKNKIAKKSVLKNTKMTDISNKRKEKRNKEKIVNNDKKSDKTPKLMHRTGGKISSLFGNNPDVPTMGQRFVKPVHESVFTEVTFADLNIHPYMISNLEQNMGITKMTTVQQKAIPQIFSAKDVLIRSQTGSGKTLAYALPIVELLHKIRPQLNRNSGLSALVIVPTRELALQTYECFIKLVKPFTWIVPGYIIGGEKRKAEKARLRKGCNILVSTPGRLLDHIKHTKALRLNDVKYFVLDEADRMLDMGYEMDISGIVSALKVSCSNNEESGYDAMKIFKQNSKKIFTNEEEISKEDVKLKIEKNSTDGSKKKQIHHSNDDSDCDQATNAVLSKKRKKDVKRSAVNRESDSKAENVPNVEQHYESQSRRQTILLSATLTHAVEKLAGLTMHDPIFVDAAKENVETSGGNDSEINEDLIVPQSVNQNYIATPPKLRMVTLSAYIAGRCQTPGQHKILIFMATQDMVDYYTEILSSVLTKPMDDDDEDSDPLVDVEFFKLHGNMTQKERTEIFKTFSQAKSGVLLCTDVAARGLDMPKVDCVVQYTGPISARDYVHRIGRTARAGCSGTATIFLTPSEIEFVRMLESRRIRIKQLDMNDVLDKLLGPLSKHNSVQAAAVALQNDFEDLVLENRQLCAKACKAYVSWVRFYSSYPRDMREIFNRKELHLGHYAKSFALRDPPQRIGGIGKKLREKEISRPRHDNRLSYKSSDGVSQKKQRTRDGDGQRTGLLKRVRMLNTSEYDSGLEPPKKPKK; encoded by the exons ATGACAATTCAAGACATGGATATCTGTTTAAATGTAACGGCAGATCCAGTTACGAAGAAGAAG AGCACATTGAAAAGAACCGAATATTCTACAACttcaattaaaagattaaagaatcaTTCATTCCACAAGAAAGCAGTATTAGGTAACAAGGAATCAAAGAGAAATGCGAATACACAAGAGACAGGGtataaaaagagaattaaacagaaatcaTTATCAGCTATTGTTGCCAAAAAGTTGAAAGAAACAAACTCTGTCACTTTAAACGTACCACAGTCTCAGATTTCATCTCGTGGTAAAGGCGTAAGAGCGAAAGCTATAAAGCCAAATATTGAACAGTCTAATGCAACAAACAAGAAAGATGTGAAATCTGATAAGATTCTCTCTATTGCAAATTCTGATTTTACAAATGAATCACTTGTGTCCTTTACAAAAGCCACAAAGCATGCTGGTAAAACACGATTAGCGAAAAAGAAAGATGATTCAAAGGGCGAATTAAAGAGATCACTTTCCAATATATTTTCGAGTCAACTGAAGAATTTTAATGAATCCGATATTCTAAAGTTGGCTCAGAAACATGATAttcataaagataattttaaatcagaCAAAAAATCCAAAGTAGCTAAGAAAACAtcagttttaaaatttgataagacATCTTCTATTGCAAATTCTGATTCCATAAACGAACCACCTATTACTTTTACAAAAGCAACACAGGAACAAGTTGGTAGAGTGCTAATGgcgaaaaagaaagataattcAAAGGGTGAACCGAAGAGATCACTTTCTGATATATTTTTGAGTCGATTAAAAGATCAGAATGAATcagaaactttaaatttaactcagaaacataatatttctaaaagtaattttaaatcagaTAAAAAATCCAAAGTAATAGCTAAGAAAACATCAGTTTTAAAATCTGGTAAGATATCTTCTATCGCAAACTCTGATTCCACAAATGAACCACCTGTGGCCTTTGCAAAAGCAACACAGGAACATGTTGATAGAGTGCTGTTGGCGAAAAAAATAGATGATTCAAAAGGTGAATCGAAGAGATCACTTTCTGATATATTttcaaatcaattaaaaaatcagAATGAATCagatactttaaatttaactcagaaacataatatttctaaaaataattttgaatcagacaaaaaaaataaaatagccaagaaatctgttttaaaaaacacaaaGATGACAGATATCTCAaacaaaaggaaagaaaaaagaaataaagagaaaattgtaaataatgacAAGAAATCAGACAAAACTCCAAAATTAATGCACAGAACAGGTGGAAAAATTTCCTCCTTATTTGGCAATAATCCTGATGTGCCAACCATGGGCCAGCGATTTGTAAAACCTGTTCATGAATCAGTTTTTACAGAGGTCACTTTTGCTGATCTCAATATTCATCCGTATATG ataTCAAATTTAGAGCAAAATATGGGTATAACTAAAATGACTACGGTTCAACAAAAAGCGATCCCTCAAATATTCTCAGCCAAAGATGTTTTAATAAGGTCTCAGACAGGATCTGGAAAAACGTTAGCTTATGCATTACCCATTGTTgaattgttacataaaattagaccacaattaaatagaaatagcGGTTTGTCGGCCCTTGTGATTGTTCCAACGAGAGAATTGGCCTTGCAGACATATGAGTGTTTTATAAAACTGGTTAAA ccTTTTACATGGATCGTACCAGGCTACATAATTGgtggagaaaagagaaaagcgGAAAAGGCTCGGTTACGAAAGGGATGTAACATATTAGTATCTACTCCTGGCAGATTATTAGATCACATAAAGCACACAAAAGCGTTGAGATTAAATGacgtgaaatattttgtattggaTGAAGCTGATAGAATGCTTGATATGGGTTACGAAATGGATATTTCTGg GATAGTAAGTGCTTTAAAAGTATCATGCTCCAATAACGAAGAATCGGGATACGATgctatgaaaatatttaagcaaaatagtaaaaagatatttacaaatgaagaagaaatatcAAAGGAAgatgtaaaattgaaaatagaaaaaaatagtacCGATGGTAGTAAAAAGAAACAGATACATCATTCAAATGACGACAGCGATTGCGATCAGGCTACTAATGCCGTTCtgtcgaaaaaaagaaaaaaagatgtgAAGCGTTCCGCTGTGAATCGAGAATCTGATTCGAAAGCGGAAAATGTTCCAAACGTCGAGCAACATTATGAAAGTCAATCGAGAAGGCAGACGATATTGTTGTCCGCGACTTTGACGCACGCCGTTGAAAAATTGGCGGGTCTCACGATGCACGATCCGATCTTCGTTGACGCGGCTAAAGAAAACGTAGAAACGAGCGGGGGAAATGATAGCGAGATTAACGAGGATCTAATAGTTCCGCAAAGCGTGAATCAGAATTACATAGCCACCCCGCCCAAATTAAGAATGGTCACTCTAAGCGCTTACATCGCCGGAAGATGTCAG aCTCCCGGGCAACataaaatactgatttttatGGCCACGCAAGACATGGTAGATTATTACACTGAAATTTTGTCATCTGTTCTTACGAAACCAATggatgacgacgacgaggatTCCGATCCGCTAGTTGATGTGGAATTCTTTAAACTGCACGGTAATATGACGCAAAAAGAAAGGACGGAGATCTTCAAAACTTTCAGTCAAGCGAAAAGTGGAGTACTATTATGTACG gATGTCGCAGCTCGAGGATTAGACATGCCGAAGGTAGATTGCGTTGTGCAGTATACCGGTCCGATTTCCGCTAGAGATTACGTTCATCGAATCGGTAGGACTGCGCGCGCAGGTTGTTCCGGCACAGCGACAATCTTTCTGACGCCCTCGGAAATCGAGTTCGTGCGAATGCTCGAGTCGAGACGCATCAGAATCAAGCAGCTGGACATGAACGATGTCCTGGACAAGCTACTGGGGCCTCTTTCCAAGCACAACTCCGTCCAGGCAGCGGCTGTCGCCCTTCAAAACGATTTTGAAGATTTAGTGTTGGAAAATCGGCAACTTTGCGCGAAAGCGTGTAAAG